A region from the Kazachstania africana CBS 2517 chromosome 11, complete genome genome encodes:
- the OMS1 gene encoding putative RNA methyltransferase (similar to Saccharomyces cerevisiae OMS1 (YDR316W); ancestral locus Anc_5.344), translating into MIRSQYGIRTGMCGSVVIKGFVGRAEYVSQLTQLSQIGHNTQVRYIARGSTCSKSPFLLHPNVKVRKPKTKEELAEERFNELLHSKNRFIRWGAFLRTESFNKNLTKFLFVLYGIFLVYGYYYMKRLYVKDHELRDLLIKQEQNGTNEYENLRIKQLQNKLRTRDSIKLARYEKLIEEDAIKDFDGIELENVDQNKENTNILPARDTTPFYEIKAAEYDKGINFEEKMIGMGRRRKWLMKHCKGDVLEVACGTGRNIKYVDIDKINSITFLDSSKQMMEIAHKRFRDRFPTFKKAAFVVGRAENLLELAQDNSKFEAGDVPDTKVKYDTIIEAFGLCSHEDPLRALNNFTKLLKPDGRIILLEHGRGDKKFINKILDKRAAKRLETWGCRWNLDIGELLDDSGLDVVKEERSHMGTTWCIVAKRKCDVKRQDEIGFFEKYIKSSVDRKIQSITDNNNSN; encoded by the coding sequence ATGATCAGATCTCAATATGGTATCAGAACTGGAATGTGCGGATCCGTAGTAATTAAAGGATTCGTTGGTCGAGCGGAATATGTATCTCAATTAACTCAGTTATCACAAATAGGGCACAATACACAAGTGAGATATATAGCACGAGGCTCCACATGCAGCAAGTCTCCATTTCTATTGCATCCCAATGTCAAAGTTCGTAAACCTaagacaaaagaagaactaGCAGAGGAGAGGTTCAACGAATTGCTCCATTCCAAAAATAGGTTTATAAGATGGGGCGCATTCCTTAGAACTGAGTCATTCAACAAGAATCTGACCAAGTTTCTATTCGTCCTTTATGGTATATTTCTGGTATATGGGTATTATTACATGAAACGGCTCTATGTTAAGGATCATGAACTAAGAGATTTGCTGATAAAACAGGAGCAAAATGGTACGAATGAATACGAAAACTTAAGAATTAAACAATTACAGAATAAATTAAGAACTAGAGATAGTATAAAGTTGGCTAGGTATGAAAAACTGATTGAGGAGGACGCTataaaagattttgatggTATTGAGCTTGAAAATGTTgatcaaaataaagaaaatacaaatatCCTACCAGCTAGGGACACAACGCCATTTTATGAGATAAAAGCAGCAGAATATGATAAGGgaattaattttgaagagaaaatgattGGTATGGGAAGAAGGCGTAAATGGTTGATGAAACATTGTAAAGGCGATGTCCTAGAAGTAGCGTGTGGTACTGgaagaaatatcaaatatgtAGACATTGACAAGATCAATTCCATAACCTTTTTGGATTCTTCTAAACAAATGATGGAAATAGCACATAAGAGATTTAGGGATCGTTTCCCTACCTTCAAAAAAGCTGCATTTGTCGTTGGACGAGCAGAAAACCTTCTCGAATTGGCTCAGGATAACTCGAAGTTTGAGGCTGGTGATGTGCCAGATACTAAAGTTAAGTACGATACAATAATTGAAGCCTTTGGATTGTGTTCTCACGAGGATCCTTTGAGAGCACTAAATAACTTCACGAAGCTCTTGAAGCCTGATGGTAGAATAATCTTGCTGGAGCATGGAAGGGGTGATAAGAAGTTCATCAATAAGATTTTGGATAAAAGAGCTGCAAAACGTTTAGAAACCTGGGGGTGTCGCTGGAATTTGGATATAGGGGAACTACTGGATGATTCAGGCCTGGATGTTGTCAAAGAAGAACGTAGCCACATGGGCACGACCTGGTGTATTGTGGCCAAGAGAAAATGTGACGTTAAAAGGCAAGATGAAATTGGattttttgagaaataCATAAAATCAAGTGTTGACAGAAAGATTCAATCCATCACCGATAAcaataattcaaattaa